In one Pseudomonas tensinigenes genomic region, the following are encoded:
- a CDS encoding type VI secretion system Vgr family protein gives MFSPANQPHFNLTVDGIDSDFQVLSFTGREALNTSFEFELELVSEKASINLESVLHKLAFLQLSPTGTGIHGLVYSIAQGEAGKRLTRYKISLRPQLAYLAHRVNQRIFQQMTVQQIIIQVLEEHGILASDYHFQLSAIYPERIYCVQYDESDLDFIQRLCEEEGIHYHFQHTSSGHKLTFGDDQTVFPKLAPVAYQQDSGLVADKPVVKRFGLRLVTRTSRTTRRDYDFVKPKIELESDAKSSAQPDLEDYDYPGRFVDRERGKHLANRALERHRSDYRLAEGNSDQPILVSGHFLALTEHANPTWNDLWLLTEIFHEGKQPQVLEESVTSDTTDLKDDFHQGYRNRFSAIPWDVPYRPPLDHPKPKVLGTQSAVVCGPEGEEIYCDQYGRVKVQFFWDREGKHDDMTSCWMRVASSWAAETFGSINIPRVGMEVLITFLEGDPDQPLITGCLYHGANLPPYKLPDFKTLATVKSKEYKGSRANELRIDDTTSEISIALRSDHGASAINLGYLTHPRPSGGQPRGEGFELRTDRHGAVRAAAGLLITTEPRPNESKHHKDLPETAERLATASDQQDGFAVQAKELQAQEAGDQDDVAKALHAQHQGVLGSGPANLTANEFPEFTEPHLVLASPAGIALTTPRSSHIATGEHLALSSTGHTSLSIGKRLLASASRGMRLFVQSMGWRLVAASGDIDVRALKDSINLLAKLNITANADRITITAKTELVIQGGGSATTYNAGGITHATSGPYTAHAANFAYTGAKSLAGVFPEPPKPGKGNLELFNQYAGRQGIKEGDYEVIDALGKSIKGKLDGKGFASVAGAAPGPARVLFGKDPADTWSDGSYIGKPEWPVNPPGAEDVPSQVQAMVAQVLPSKSWDMLEKGKDMAQTGMSAMQTAQGAMQTAQQVKDVVQGGVAGLPKLASAALPSASGLLGAASKAGKLPSLPAPTISKSVVKTPSLLTGEVLS, from the coding sequence ATGTTCTCACCGGCCAACCAGCCTCATTTCAATCTGACCGTCGATGGCATCGACAGCGATTTCCAGGTGCTGTCCTTCACCGGTCGCGAGGCCCTCAACACGTCGTTCGAATTCGAGCTGGAACTGGTCAGCGAAAAGGCCTCGATCAACCTCGAAAGCGTGCTGCACAAACTGGCGTTTCTTCAGCTGTCGCCAACCGGCACGGGGATTCACGGGTTGGTCTACAGCATCGCCCAAGGCGAGGCGGGCAAGCGTCTGACCCGTTACAAAATCTCCTTGCGCCCGCAACTGGCCTACCTCGCGCACCGGGTCAACCAGCGCATCTTCCAGCAGATGACGGTGCAGCAGATCATCATCCAGGTGCTGGAAGAACACGGCATCCTTGCCAGCGATTACCACTTCCAGCTCAGCGCGATTTATCCGGAACGGATTTACTGCGTGCAGTACGACGAGTCGGACCTGGATTTCATCCAGCGCTTGTGCGAGGAGGAGGGGATTCACTACCACTTCCAGCACACGTCCAGCGGCCACAAACTGACCTTCGGCGATGACCAAACGGTGTTCCCGAAACTCGCGCCAGTGGCCTATCAGCAAGACTCCGGACTGGTCGCTGACAAACCGGTGGTCAAGCGCTTCGGCCTGCGTCTGGTCACCCGCACCAGCCGCACCACGCGCCGCGATTACGACTTCGTCAAACCGAAGATCGAGCTGGAAAGCGATGCCAAAAGCAGCGCGCAACCGGACCTCGAAGACTACGATTACCCGGGCCGTTTCGTCGATCGCGAGCGTGGTAAACACCTGGCCAATCGCGCGCTGGAACGCCATCGCAGCGACTACCGTCTGGCCGAAGGCAACAGCGATCAGCCGATTCTGGTCAGCGGACATTTTCTCGCCCTGACCGAGCACGCCAACCCGACGTGGAATGACTTGTGGCTGCTCACCGAAATTTTCCACGAAGGCAAACAGCCGCAGGTGCTCGAAGAGTCGGTGACCAGCGACACCACCGACCTCAAGGACGATTTCCACCAGGGCTACCGCAACCGCTTCAGCGCGATCCCGTGGGACGTGCCGTACCGTCCGCCACTCGATCACCCGAAACCGAAAGTCCTCGGCACCCAGAGCGCGGTGGTCTGCGGCCCCGAGGGTGAAGAGATTTACTGCGACCAATACGGCCGGGTGAAGGTGCAGTTCTTCTGGGACCGCGAAGGCAAGCACGACGACATGACCAGTTGCTGGATGCGCGTCGCGTCGAGCTGGGCCGCGGAAACCTTTGGCTCGATCAACATCCCACGGGTCGGCATGGAGGTGTTGATCACCTTTCTGGAGGGCGATCCTGATCAGCCGCTGATCACCGGTTGTCTGTACCACGGCGCGAATCTGCCGCCGTATAAACTGCCGGATTTCAAGACGCTGGCGACGGTCAAGAGCAAGGAATACAAGGGCAGCCGCGCCAACGAACTGCGCATCGACGACACCACCAGCGAGATCAGCATCGCGCTGCGCAGCGACCACGGCGCGAGTGCGATCAATCTCGGTTACCTGACTCATCCACGTCCGAGCGGTGGTCAGCCGCGTGGTGAAGGTTTTGAGTTGAGAACCGACCGCCACGGTGCGGTGCGTGCGGCGGCCGGTCTGCTCATCACCACTGAGCCGCGTCCGAACGAATCCAAGCACCACAAAGATCTGCCGGAAACCGCTGAACGCCTCGCGACGGCCAGCGATCAGCAGGACGGTTTTGCGGTGCAAGCCAAAGAGCTGCAAGCCCAGGAAGCCGGCGATCAGGACGACGTCGCCAAAGCGCTGCACGCCCAGCATCAAGGCGTGCTCGGTAGCGGTCCGGCGAACCTCACCGCCAACGAATTCCCCGAGTTCACCGAACCGCATCTGGTGCTCGCCAGCCCGGCCGGCATCGCCCTGACCACGCCACGTTCCAGCCACATCGCCACCGGCGAACACCTGGCGCTGAGCAGCACCGGCCACACCAGTCTGTCCATCGGCAAACGCCTGCTCGCCAGCGCCAGTCGCGGCATGCGCCTGTTCGTGCAGAGCATGGGTTGGCGGCTGGTGGCGGCCTCCGGTGATATCGACGTGCGTGCGCTCAAGGACAGCATCAACCTGCTGGCCAAACTCAACATCACCGCCAACGCCGACCGCATCACCATCACCGCGAAAACCGAACTGGTGATTCAGGGCGGCGGCAGCGCCACCACCTACAACGCCGGCGGCATCACCCACGCCACCAGCGGCCCTTACACCGCACACGCGGCGAACTTCGCCTACACCGGCGCGAAAAGTCTGGCCGGGGTGTTCCCGGAACCGCCGAAACCGGGCAAGGGCAATCTGGAATTGTTCAACCAGTACGCCGGGCGTCAGGGCATAAAGGAGGGCGACTACGAAGTCATCGATGCCTTGGGCAAGAGCATCAAGGGCAAGCTCGACGGCAAAGGTTTCGCCAGTGTCGCCGGCGCCGCACCGGGGCCGGCGCGTGTGCTGTTCGGCAAGGATCCGGCGGATACCTGGAGCGATGGCAGTTACATCGGCAAACCGGAGTGGCCGGTGAATCCGCCGGGTGCCGAAGACGTGCCGAGTCAGGTGCAGGCGATGGTCGCGCAGGTGTTGCCGAGCAAGAGTTGGGACATGTTGGAGAAGGGCAAGGACATGGCGCAAACAGGGATGAGTGCGATGCAGACGGCGCAAGGCGCGATGCAAACGGCGCAGCAGGTGAAAGACGTGGTGCAGGGCGGGGTGGCCGGGTTGCCGAAGCTGGCGAGTGCGGCGTTGCCGAGTGCTTCGGGTCTTCTTGGAGCGGCGAGCAAGGCGGGCAAATTGCCGAGTCTGCCAGCGCCGACGATTTCGAAATCTGTTGTTAAAACTCCAAGCCTCCTGACCGGAGAAGTACTGTCATGA
- a CDS encoding Hcp family type VI secretion system effector, which translates to MATPAYMSVTGEKQGLITAGAFTADSVGNTYQEGHEDQVMVQAFTHDVIIPRDPQSGQPTGQRVHKPVVITKVYDKASPLLQAALTSGERMSEIVIQWYRTSAQGTQEHYYTTKLEDAIIVAINNKMHNCQDPGNAHFTHLEEVQFTYRKITWTHEVSGTSGSDDWRAPVV; encoded by the coding sequence ATGGCAACACCAGCGTACATGTCGGTTACCGGCGAAAAACAAGGTCTGATCACTGCCGGCGCATTCACCGCCGACTCCGTTGGCAACACCTACCAGGAAGGCCACGAAGACCAAGTCATGGTTCAGGCTTTCACCCACGACGTGATCATCCCGCGTGACCCGCAATCCGGTCAGCCAACCGGTCAGCGCGTGCACAAGCCAGTGGTCATCACCAAGGTCTACGACAAGGCTTCGCCGCTGCTGCAAGCAGCGCTGACCTCCGGCGAGCGCATGAGCGAAATCGTTATCCAGTGGTACCGCACTTCGGCGCAAGGCACCCAAGAGCACTACTACACCACCAAACTGGAAGACGCGATCATCGTCGCCATCAACAACAAAATGCACAACTGCCAGGATCCAGGCAACGCGCACTTCACCCACCTGGAAGAAGTGCAGTTCACCTACCGCAAAATCACCTGGACCCACGAAGTCTCCGGTACTTCGGGTTCCGATGACTGGCGTGCTCCAGTCGTTTAA
- a CDS encoding tautomerase family protein, whose protein sequence is MPFISVRITRDGVTREQKAQVIKEITETMQRVLHKDPKLTHIVIEEVDTDNWGYAGITTTEYRQQLADSQS, encoded by the coding sequence ATGCCTTTCATCAGCGTACGCATCACCCGTGACGGCGTGACCCGGGAACAGAAAGCCCAGGTCATCAAGGAAATCACCGAAACGATGCAGCGGGTGCTGCACAAGGATCCGAAACTCACCCACATCGTGATCGAGGAAGTCGACACTGATAACTGGGGTTATGCCGGCATCACCACCACCGAGTATCGCCAACAGTTGGCGGATTCGCAGTCATGA
- a CDS encoding DsbA family oxidoreductase, whose amino-acid sequence MSRAVKIDFVSDVVCPWCALGATALEQAIKNLAGEVDVELTYKPFELNPDMPAEGEHAIEHMMRKYGRSAEQVADRNAMIIERGEQIGFHFDLEKRSHFHNTFDAHRLLFWAATQGRQRELKQALLKAYFTDGMNPNDHATLVMLAGAVGLDSERAQEVLANAEFSQAVRELERFYQQRGIDSVPAMVIDDKQVIPGSQSVAYYQQALRQAAQIAAHA is encoded by the coding sequence ATGAGCCGGGCCGTGAAAATCGATTTCGTCTCGGATGTCGTTTGCCCTTGGTGCGCATTGGGCGCCACCGCTCTGGAGCAAGCAATCAAGAATCTGGCGGGCGAAGTCGATGTGGAACTGACCTACAAACCGTTCGAACTGAACCCCGACATGCCCGCCGAAGGTGAACACGCCATCGAGCACATGATGCGCAAATACGGGCGCAGTGCTGAGCAAGTGGCGGATCGCAACGCGATGATCATCGAACGCGGCGAGCAGATCGGTTTTCACTTCGACCTGGAAAAACGCAGCCATTTCCACAACACCTTCGATGCCCATCGATTGCTGTTCTGGGCCGCCACACAAGGACGTCAGCGTGAGTTGAAGCAAGCCTTGCTCAAGGCCTACTTCACTGACGGCATGAACCCGAATGACCACGCCACGCTGGTGATGCTGGCAGGCGCAGTCGGGCTCGATAGCGAGCGCGCACAAGAGGTGCTGGCCAACGCTGAGTTCAGCCAGGCCGTGCGCGAACTTGAACGGTTTTATCAGCAGCGCGGCATCGATTCGGTTCCGGCCATGGTGATCGACGACAAACAGGTCATCCCCGGTTCCCAGTCCGTCGCTTATTACCAGCAAGCGTTACGTCAAGCTGCGCAGATTGCGGCTCACGCCTGA
- a CDS encoding SDR family NAD(P)-dependent oxidoreductase, whose translation MSTSKKVVVITGASQGIGAGLVKGFRERGYQVVATSRSIKPSTDPDILAVAGDIADPQTAERVIREAVARFGRIDTLVNNAGIFVAKPFTEYSQADYAQVVATNMSGFFHISQLAIAEMEKNASGHIVSVTTSLVDHAIDGVPSVLASLTKGGINAATKSLAIEYAKRGIRVNAVSPGIIKTPMHGEETHAALGSLHPVGHMGEIDDIVQAILYLDGANFVTGEILHVDGGQSAGH comes from the coding sequence ATGAGCACGTCCAAAAAAGTTGTAGTGATCACCGGCGCTTCGCAAGGCATTGGCGCAGGTCTGGTCAAAGGTTTCCGTGAACGCGGCTATCAGGTTGTCGCGACCTCGCGCTCGATCAAACCGTCCACCGACCCGGATATTCTCGCCGTCGCCGGTGACATCGCCGACCCGCAGACCGCCGAGCGCGTGATCCGCGAAGCCGTTGCACGTTTCGGTCGTATCGACACTCTGGTGAACAACGCCGGGATTTTCGTCGCCAAGCCTTTCACCGAATACAGCCAGGCAGACTACGCACAAGTGGTGGCGACCAACATGAGCGGCTTCTTCCACATCTCACAATTGGCGATTGCCGAAATGGAGAAAAACGCCAGTGGCCATATCGTCAGCGTTACCACCAGTCTGGTCGACCACGCGATTGATGGCGTGCCGTCGGTGCTTGCATCACTGACCAAGGGCGGCATCAACGCGGCGACCAAATCCCTGGCCATCGAGTACGCCAAGCGCGGCATTCGGGTCAATGCGGTATCGCCGGGCATCATCAAAACGCCGATGCACGGCGAAGAAACCCACGCCGCCCTCGGCAGCCTGCACCCGGTTGGGCATATGGGTGAGATCGACGACATCGTGCAAGCGATCCTCTACCTGGACGGTGCGAACTTCGTCACCGGCGAAATCCTCCATGTCGACGGTGGTCAGAGCGCTGGCCATTGA
- a CDS encoding LysR family transcriptional regulator — MKRHFEDLQLGSIELFCLAAEAGSFTAAAQLAGVTPAAVSRSILRLEQRLGSRLFARTTRSIRLTEAGRNFFVQCSQALTQLVEAQQEVMGAQSSPSGLLRISLPTTYGHHRILPLLPKFRALYPDVNVDIHLGNRNIDFVGEGYDLAIRVRAQPDSTMVARLLEDAKLVVVASPDYLKKAGVPETLEDLVQHECIQFELPSSGRRISWLFQENGDDREVISEGGYSCSDDVLGGVTLAKHGAGVFQTYKFIVEKELADGSLVEVLQPYAGRSRPYTLLYPHGRYVPQRVRAFVDFLLQFRDEWAGA, encoded by the coding sequence ATGAAGCGCCACTTTGAAGACTTGCAGTTAGGCAGCATCGAACTCTTTTGCCTCGCCGCTGAAGCCGGCAGCTTCACCGCCGCCGCGCAGCTCGCGGGTGTCACGCCGGCCGCGGTGAGCCGGTCGATTCTGCGTCTGGAACAGCGCTTGGGTTCGCGCTTGTTCGCGCGAACCACGCGCAGCATTCGTTTGACCGAGGCCGGTAGAAACTTTTTCGTCCAGTGCAGCCAGGCGCTGACGCAACTGGTCGAAGCGCAACAAGAGGTCATGGGCGCACAGTCGTCACCTTCAGGGCTGTTGCGCATCAGCCTGCCCACCACTTACGGGCATCACCGCATCCTGCCGCTGCTGCCAAAATTCCGCGCGCTCTACCCTGACGTCAACGTCGACATCCACTTGGGCAACCGCAATATCGACTTCGTCGGCGAAGGCTACGATCTGGCGATCCGCGTACGCGCCCAACCGGATTCGACCATGGTCGCGCGGCTGCTGGAGGATGCAAAACTGGTGGTGGTCGCCTCTCCCGACTATCTGAAAAAGGCTGGCGTACCCGAAACGCTGGAAGATCTGGTGCAACACGAATGCATTCAGTTCGAACTGCCCAGCAGCGGACGGCGGATCTCCTGGCTATTCCAGGAAAACGGCGATGATCGGGAAGTGATTTCCGAGGGGGGCTACTCCTGCTCAGACGATGTGCTCGGCGGCGTCACCCTGGCCAAACACGGCGCGGGGGTCTTCCAGACGTACAAGTTCATCGTCGAAAAGGAGCTGGCCGACGGCAGCCTCGTTGAGGTGCTACAGCCTTACGCCGGGCGTTCGCGACCTTACACCTTGCTCTACCCGCACGGCCGCTATGTGCCGCAACGGGTCAGGGCGTTTGTCGACTTTCTGTTGCAGTTTCGTGATGAGTGGGCTGGGGCTTAG
- a CDS encoding Lrp/AsnC family transcriptional regulator, with amino-acid sequence MEGIVKLDRIDISILVELQKDGRMTNVSLADAVGLSASPCLQRVKRLESAGYISSYKAHLNLAKITDSVTVFTEITLSDHKREDFAKFESNIRLVDEVLECHLISGGYDYLVRFMTRSIQHYQEVIESLLDKNIGISKYFSYIVIKSPVLKDGVPLRKLLRH; translated from the coding sequence ATGGAAGGGATAGTAAAACTGGACCGGATCGACATCAGCATTCTGGTCGAGTTGCAGAAGGATGGCCGCATGACCAACGTCAGCCTGGCCGATGCCGTCGGGCTGTCGGCCAGTCCGTGTCTGCAACGGGTCAAGCGACTGGAATCAGCGGGTTATATTTCCAGCTACAAAGCGCACCTGAATCTGGCGAAGATCACCGACTCGGTCACGGTGTTTACGGAAATCACCTTGAGCGATCACAAACGCGAGGATTTCGCCAAATTCGAATCCAATATTCGTTTGGTCGACGAAGTGCTTGAATGTCATTTGATCAGCGGTGGCTACGATTATCTGGTGCGCTTCATGACCCGCAGCATCCAGCATTATCAGGAAGTGATCGAAAGCTTGCTGGACAAGAATATCGGCATTTCCAAGTACTTCAGTTACATCGTCATCAAGTCGCCCGTACTCAAGGATGGCGTGCCGCTGCGCAAGTTGCTGCGGCACTGA
- a CDS encoding 2-haloalkanoic acid dehalogenase: MGLIDYRALLIDCDEALVDRDSGVWTALLPLLVSRGGHPDKDQVLAEYREVLHALYPRFAELGFSGMLCFAHRQLAERWGLNASWEEGMSFARSVAAWSLFEDAPGAMLYLRKFYRLLVQGDRDAEDRGPLCERLGINADDFISLADAPLQDANWLSANALVPGDILHITRAGARRGSENDVCLISRDRGRQPTPCSAQYCINSMADLVTQHQLSLRR; this comes from the coding sequence ATGGGACTGATTGATTATCGAGCGTTGCTCATTGATTGCGATGAAGCGCTGGTCGACCGCGACTCGGGGGTCTGGACGGCATTGCTACCGCTGCTGGTCAGTCGGGGTGGTCATCCGGACAAGGATCAGGTGCTGGCTGAATACCGTGAAGTGCTGCATGCGCTGTATCCGCGTTTCGCTGAGCTAGGCTTCAGTGGCATGTTGTGTTTCGCCCATCGTCAACTCGCAGAACGCTGGGGCTTGAATGCCAGTTGGGAGGAGGGCATGAGCTTTGCCCGGTCGGTGGCGGCATGGTCATTGTTCGAAGACGCGCCAGGTGCGATGTTGTACCTGCGCAAGTTCTACCGCCTGCTGGTTCAGGGTGACCGCGATGCCGAAGATCGTGGCCCGCTGTGCGAGCGTTTGGGGATCAATGCCGACGACTTCATCTCATTGGCCGACGCACCGTTGCAGGACGCCAATTGGCTGAGCGCCAACGCACTGGTACCGGGCGACATTCTCCATATCACGCGCGCAGGTGCGCGCCGAGGGTCGGAGAATGACGTGTGCCTGATCAGTCGTGATCGGGGCAGGCAACCCACGCCCTGCTCGGCGCAATACTGCATCAACAGCATGGCGGACCTGGTGACTCAGCATCAGCTGTCATTACGGCGCTGA
- the gabT gene encoding 4-aminobutyrate--2-oxoglutarate transaminase — protein MNSKVDDTPHLLRQRDQFVPRGLVTAHPLVIDRAQGAELWDVDGKRYLDFVGGIGVLNIGHNHPKVVAAVQQQLHKISHACFQVVAYQPYLDLAQRLCEMIGGQQAYKAAFFTSGAEAVENAVKIARAHTGRSAVIAFRGGFHGRTLLGTTLTGMSQPYKQNFGPFAPEVFHTPYPNAYRGLTSDMALKALEELFATQVAPERVAAIIIEPVQGDGGFLAAPAEFLQALRALTEKHGIVLILDEIQTGFGRTGKWFGFQHAGIQPDLVTVAKSLAGGLPLSGVVGKAAIMDAPLPGGLGGTYGGNALSCAAALAVIEAFEAEQLLARGEALGEHLRQGLLKLQSRYAQIGDVRGTGFMLAIELIKPDDARTPDADLNQRLIDEARKGGLLVIKCGVHRNVLRFLAPLVATPTQIDEALQILESALARVLN, from the coding sequence ATGAATAGCAAAGTCGACGACACCCCTCATTTGCTCCGTCAGCGCGATCAATTCGTGCCGCGTGGCCTGGTTACCGCTCACCCATTGGTGATTGATCGCGCCCAGGGCGCCGAGTTGTGGGACGTGGACGGCAAGCGCTACCTGGATTTTGTCGGCGGCATCGGCGTGTTGAACATCGGTCACAACCATCCCAAAGTGGTGGCGGCGGTGCAGCAGCAATTGCACAAAATTTCGCACGCCTGCTTCCAGGTGGTCGCCTATCAACCTTATCTGGATCTGGCCCAGCGCCTGTGTGAAATGATCGGCGGCCAGCAAGCCTATAAGGCCGCGTTCTTCACCTCCGGCGCCGAAGCGGTCGAGAACGCAGTGAAAATCGCCAGGGCTCACACCGGCCGTTCGGCGGTGATTGCCTTTCGTGGCGGCTTCCATGGTCGTACCTTGCTGGGCACCACGCTGACCGGCATGAGCCAGCCTTACAAACAGAACTTCGGCCCGTTTGCACCGGAGGTTTTTCACACGCCTTACCCGAATGCCTATCGCGGCCTGACCAGTGACATGGCGCTCAAGGCCCTCGAGGAACTGTTCGCAACGCAAGTGGCGCCTGAGCGGGTGGCTGCCATCATCATCGAACCCGTGCAGGGCGACGGCGGCTTTCTCGCGGCACCGGCCGAGTTCCTTCAGGCCCTGCGCGCGCTGACCGAAAAGCACGGCATCGTGCTGATTCTCGATGAAATCCAGACGGGGTTCGGCCGCACGGGCAAATGGTTCGGTTTCCAGCACGCGGGCATCCAGCCTGATCTGGTAACCGTGGCGAAAAGTCTGGCCGGTGGTTTGCCGCTGTCGGGGGTGGTCGGTAAAGCGGCCATCATGGACGCGCCGTTGCCCGGAGGTCTGGGCGGCACTTACGGCGGCAACGCGTTGTCATGCGCAGCGGCGCTGGCGGTGATCGAGGCCTTTGAGGCGGAGCAGTTGCTGGCACGCGGCGAGGCGCTGGGCGAACACTTGCGTCAGGGTTTGTTGAAGTTGCAGAGCCGTTACGCGCAAATCGGCGACGTGCGCGGTACCGGTTTCATGCTGGCGATCGAGTTGATCAAGCCTGACGACGCGCGTACACCCGATGCGGATCTGAATCAACGCTTGATCGATGAGGCGCGCAAGGGCGGCTTGCTGGTGATCAAGTGCGGTGTGCACCGCAATGTTCTGCGTTTTCTCGCGCCACTGGTGGCCACGCCGACGCAGATCGACGAAGCCTTGCAGATTCTCGAAAGCGCCTTGGCACGCGTCTTGAACTGA
- a CDS encoding 2-hydroxyacid dehydrogenase, whose translation MALLYKADPVRGEQWQALFAEHAPDIEWRAWPDIGDPADIDYLAAWQAPDDLAAVLPNLKVLFALSAGVDQLDLSRIPPSLPVVRLLDPGITRGMCEYASFAVLCLHRDMLRYRQQQIARCWQAHMLQPAHTRRVGVMGLGAQAQQILATLQPLGFALKGWARSRHQIAGVDCFAGDAQLSAFLSQCDILLCVLPLTEQTQGILDRDVFRQLPHGAALINMGRGGHLVESDLLQALDSGQLSGAVLDVLQEEPAPADHPFWAHPKILLTPHIAAMTQPQTAFAVLLENIRRFQRGEPMAGQIDRQQGY comes from the coding sequence ATGGCCCTGCTTTATAAAGCTGACCCTGTACGCGGCGAACAGTGGCAAGCGTTGTTCGCCGAACACGCCCCGGACATCGAATGGCGCGCCTGGCCAGATATCGGCGATCCGGCCGACATTGATTACCTGGCTGCGTGGCAAGCGCCGGACGATCTGGCTGCGGTGTTGCCAAACCTGAAAGTGTTGTTCGCGCTGTCGGCCGGTGTCGATCAACTGGATCTGAGCCGCATTCCACCCAGCCTGCCGGTGGTGCGCCTGCTTGATCCCGGCATCACCCGTGGCATGTGCGAATACGCCAGTTTCGCCGTGCTCTGCCTGCACCGCGACATGCTGCGTTACCGTCAGCAGCAAATCGCGCGTTGCTGGCAAGCGCATATGCTGCAACCGGCGCACACGCGGCGGGTCGGGGTAATGGGGCTCGGTGCGCAGGCGCAACAGATTCTGGCGACGTTGCAGCCGCTGGGCTTCGCGTTGAAAGGCTGGGCGCGCAGCCGCCATCAAATTGCCGGCGTGGATTGCTTCGCGGGTGACGCGCAACTGTCGGCGTTTCTCAGCCAGTGCGACATTCTCCTGTGCGTGTTGCCGCTGACCGAACAGACCCAAGGGATTCTTGATCGTGACGTGTTCCGGCAACTGCCGCACGGTGCGGCGCTGATCAATATGGGCCGTGGTGGGCATCTGGTGGAAAGCGATCTGTTGCAAGCACTGGACAGCGGACAGCTCAGTGGCGCGGTGCTTGATGTATTACAGGAAGAACCAGCACCGGCGGATCATCCGTTCTGGGCGCATCCAAAGATTCTGCTGACGCCGCACATTGCGGCGATGACGCAACCGCAAACCGCATTTGCGGTGTTGCTGGAAAACATTCGCCGGTTTCAGCGCGGGGAGCCAATGGCGGGCCAGATCGACCGCCAGCAGGGTTACTGA
- a CDS encoding tartrate dehydrogenase: protein MSKAFKIAAIAGDGIGKEVLPEGLRVLEKAASKWQLDLNIEVLEWANCDYYLEHGQMMPDDWFEQLKGFDAIYFGAVGWPDKVPDHISLWGSLLKFRRDFDQYVNIRPVRLFPGVPCPLAGREPGDIDFVVIRENTEGEYSSVGGKMFEGTEHEFVLQESVFTRRGVDRILKFAFDLAQSRPRKRLTAATKSNGISISMPYWDERTALMAANYPQVTWDKQHIDILCARFVLQPDRFDVVVASNLFGDILSDLGPACAGTIGIAPSANLDPERRFPSLFEPVHGSAPDIYGQNIANPIAMIWSGALMLDFLGNGDERYRAAHDGILRAIEQVIADGPITPDLGGKGATQDVGKAIADIL, encoded by the coding sequence ATGAGCAAGGCATTCAAGATCGCCGCGATTGCCGGCGACGGCATTGGCAAGGAAGTGTTGCCCGAAGGTTTGCGTGTGCTGGAGAAGGCTGCGAGCAAATGGCAGTTGGACTTGAACATTGAAGTTCTTGAATGGGCCAACTGCGATTACTACCTGGAGCATGGGCAGATGATGCCCGATGACTGGTTTGAGCAGCTCAAGGGCTTCGACGCGATTTATTTCGGAGCGGTCGGCTGGCCAGACAAGGTGCCCGATCACATTTCGTTGTGGGGATCACTGCTGAAGTTTCGCCGTGATTTCGACCAATACGTGAATATCCGTCCGGTGCGCCTGTTTCCCGGTGTCCCGTGCCCGCTGGCCGGGCGCGAACCGGGCGACATCGACTTCGTGGTGATCCGCGAGAACACGGAGGGCGAGTATTCCTCGGTAGGCGGAAAAATGTTCGAAGGCACCGAGCATGAGTTCGTGCTGCAAGAGTCAGTGTTCACCCGTCGCGGTGTCGACCGAATTCTGAAATTTGCCTTCGATCTGGCCCAGAGCCGCCCGCGCAAGCGTCTGACGGCGGCGACCAAGTCCAACGGCATTTCCATCAGCATGCCCTACTGGGACGAGCGCACCGCGTTGATGGCGGCGAACTACCCGCAAGTTACCTGGGACAAGCAACACATCGATATCCTCTGCGCACGGTTCGTCTTGCAACCGGATCGATTTGATGTGGTCGTGGCCTCGAATCTGTTTGGCGACATCCTGTCCGACCTGGGGCCGGCGTGTGCCGGAACCATCGGCATTGCGCCTTCGGCCAACCTCGATCCTGAGCGCCGTTTTCCCTCGTTGTTCGAACCGGTGCATGGTTCGGCGCCGGATATCTACGGGCAGAACATTGCCAATCCGATTGCGATGATCTGGTCCGGTGCTTTGATGCTCGATTTTCTCGGCAACGGTGATGAGCGTTATCGGGCCGCGCATGACGGGATATTGCGGGCAATCGAGCAGGTGATTGCCGACGGCCCGATTACCCCGGATCTCGGCGGAAAAGGCGCGACGCAAGACGTCGGTAAAGCCATCGCCGACATCCTTTAA